The Anaerotignum faecicola nucleotide sequence GCGGCTTTACGTTCTTCCCAAAGCGCCATAACGTGTTCCTTGTTATAGCCATACAGTTCCCGATCCTCAAAAGGATAGGGTGAGTTTTTATCCTTCATAAGCAGGATAGGTACAATAAATGTGAGCAGCAGCATGAGGAGGGAACCGGGGATGCCCCACCAGAGCTGTCCTGCTTTTTCCGGTATATAGGTGCAGACATACCAGATATAGTAAATCGCCACCGGGGTCTGTAAAAATGCTGTAGAAGCAAGACCGGGGT carries:
- a CDS encoding HXXEE domain-containing protein; amino-acid sequence: PGLASTAFLQTPVAIYYIWYVCTYIPEKAGQLWWGIPGSLLMLLLTFIVPILLMKDKNSPYPFEDRELYGYNKEHVMALWEERKAAKAKKEGR